Proteins co-encoded in one Stomoxys calcitrans chromosome 5, idStoCalc2.1, whole genome shotgun sequence genomic window:
- the LOC106095419 gene encoding catenin delta-2 translates to MEPSVCLNDEADFEAQNAALQEYGQYTTVYPNASLYATTKSAAGIGVGRMGSQCSYRTDHSSAKIIGSQSNLTSSVQELNSSAGMQADQGGIMPPNLRYLQPSQYEEMAEYGMNPVMPFPAESQYGEDAPVAYGYVSEANYVMPSVSAKTNAYVTRPPMFDDNRNGAEVAGGIGLPQSGFDEAHDFQNKMSQLTISSFGIVSQHMRNGGKDEIVDGSCSDICSTMRWRDPNLSEVISFLNNPNNAIKANAAAYLQHLCYMDDPIKQRTRILGGIPPLIRLLSYEAPEIYKNACGALRNLSYGRQNDENKREIKNAGGLAALVNLLCRTQESEVRELVTGVLWNMSSCEDIKRFIIDECLSAVVSNIIHPHSGWDPACPGETCFSTVFRNASGVLRNVSSAGEYARTQLRNCDHLVECLLYVVRHAIEKNNISNKTVENCVCILRNLSYRCQEVEDPNYDKQPLSVPTRALSSSKGENLGCFGTSKKKKAQAQSEQLDGVVQSGSSKSNSDQTNRGPLKGYEHLWQPEVVQYYLALLQSCSNPETLEAAAGAIQNLSACYWQPSIDIRAAVRKEKGLPILVELLRMEVDRVVCAVATALRNLAIDQRNKELIGKYAMRDLVQKLPSGNPHDQNTSDDTITAVLATINEVIKKNAEFSRSLLDAGGVERLMNITNQRQKYTSCVNKFASQVLFTMWQHHELRDVYKKHGWKEQDFLTKFIDSHSASAHSPNNSNSTLNRPMASQGRTRYEDRTIQRGTTNSGRNKDEQHSQQSHQSQQRSCQDPQMLRQMVDEFTMNGVEETYQRPSAYNSAVPMSMYIPSSENPRNPPN, encoded by the exons ATGGAGCCTTCAGTATGCTTAAATGATGAAGCCGATTTTGAAGCTCAAAATGCAGCTCTACAAGAATATGGCCAATATACAACAGTATATCCCAACGCTTCTCTATATGCAACGACAAAGTCTGCAGCTGGGATAGGTGTAGGCCGAATGGGTTCTCAATGCTCATACAGGACAGATCACAGTTCGGCAAAAATAATAGGCTCTCAGAGCAATTTGACAAGTTCTGTACAGGAACTAAATAGTTCTGCGGGGATGCAGGCTGACCAGGGAGGAATTATGCCACCGAATCTGCGTTATCTACAACCCTCTCAGTATGAAGAAATGGCAGAATATGGAATGAATCCTGTTATGCCATTCCCTGCAGAATCCCAATATGGAGAAGATGCGCCCGTTGCTTATGGTTATGTTTCCGAAGCTAACTATGTTATGCCTTCGGTGAGTGCCAAAACAAATGCATACGTTACAAGGCCACCAATGTTCGACGATAATCGCAATGGGGCCGAAGTTGCTGGCGGGATTGGACTTCCTCAGTCTGGTTTTGATGAGGCACATGACTTTCAGAACAAAATGTCTCAGCTTACAATTAGCTCATTTGGCATTGTATCTCAGCATATGCGCAATGGTGGAAAGGATGAAATAGTTGATGGATCATGCAGTGACATATGTTCGACAATGCGATGGCGGGATCCGAATCTCTCTGAAGTTATAAGCTTTTTAAACAATCCAAACAATGCAATAAAGGCGAATGCTGCAGCATActtgcaacatttgtgctaTATGGATGACCCAATCAAACAACGAACCCGTATCTTGGGCGGCATTCCTCCACTGATAAGATTACTTTCATATGAAGCACCTGAAATCTATAA GAACGCATGCGGTGCATTGCGAAATCTGTCCTATGGTAGACAAAACGACGAAAATAAACGAGAGATAAAAAACGCTGGAGGTTTGGCAGCTTTGGTCAATTTATTGTGTCGCACACAAGAGTCTGAAGTTAGGGAACtag TTACCGGAGTTCTTTGGAATATGTCTTCCTGCGAAGATATTAAGCGTTTTATCATAGACGAATGCTTATCGGCGGTCGTCAGTAACATTATACATCCACATTCCGGCTGGGATCCTGCTTGTCCCGGTGAAACATGTTTTTCTACAGTATTCCGCAACGCATCCGGAGTTTTACGTAACGTTAGCTCTGCTGGTGAATATGCACGCACTCAATTACGGAATTGCGACCATTTGGTTGAATGTCTGTTGTATGTTGTGCGCCATGCCATTGAAAAAAATAACATTAGCAATAAGACAGTCGAAAACTGTGTTTGTATCTTACGCAATCTGTCATATCGTTGTCAAGAAGTTGAAGATCCCAATTACGACAAACAACCATTATCAGTCCCTACCAGAGCGCTATCTTCGAGTAAGG GTGAAAATCTGGGTTGCTTTGGCACAAGTAAAAAGAAGAAAGCCCAAGCACAGAGTGAACAATTAGATGGTGTAGTTCAATCTGGCTCGTCAAAGAGCAATAGCGACCAAACTAACCGAGGTCCCCTTAAGGGCTATGAACATTTATGGCAACCGGAAGTAGTGCAATATTACTTAGCTTTATTGCAAAGTTGCTCAAACCCAGAAACTCTTGAAGCGGCAGCAGGTGCAATTCAAAATCTTTCGGCTTGCTACTGGCAGCCTAGCATAGATATAAGGGCTGCTGTTCGAAAGGAAAAGGGTTTGCCTATTTTAGTCGAGCTGTTACGAATGGAAGTAGATCGTGTAGTATGTGCCGTTGCCACAGCCTTAAGGAATTTGGCCATCGATCAACGGAATAAGGAGCTGATTGGAAAGTACGCTATGCGCGACTTAGTACAAAAATTGCCTTCAGGTAATCCCCACGATCAAAATACCTCCGACGACACTATTACAGCAGTACTGGCCACAATTAATGAAGTCATTAAAAAGAACGCCGAATTCTCCAGGTCGCTTTTAGATGCTGGCGGCGTTGAACGTCTAATGAATATTACAAATCAGCGGCAGAAATACACATCTTGTGTAAATAAATTTGCTAGTCAGGTTTTATTCACAATGTGGCAGCACCATGAACTGCGCGATGTCTACAAAAAACATGGTTGGAAGGAACAGGATTTCCTTACAAAATTTATCGACTCGCATAGTGCTTCTGCACATTCCCCTAACAATTCAAATAGTACATTGAACCGACCCATGGCTTCTCAAGGACGAACACGCTATGAAGATCGAACAATACAGAGGGGCACAACTAATTCGGGCAGAAATAAAGATGAGCAACATTCGCAACAGTCACACCAGTCCCAACAAAGATCTTGCCAAGATCCACAAATGCTCCGACAAAtg